A segment of the Echinicola strongylocentroti genome:
CCTATCAGGCACGTATTTTGGAGAATGCCCACCAGCAAGGCCAAGAAACGTTAAAGGCTTTTTTCAGCTTAGTGACTGGAAATAAAATCGAGCAGGTCATATTTCACAGTAGCCCATTTACCTCTTTTGCGAGGGAAGTGGGGCGGGATGAACTGATTACCTATGCGGAGGCGTTTATGTTGGATTCTTTATTGGAGCTAGAGGTCCGTAAAATCGACTCGTTGAGCAGCACTGTCCACAATCGGTCTGTCAATGGGGGCTTTGCGGACGAGAATAGGAAGGTGGTAAAGCAGCTGTTAAAGGACTTGGGGAGATATCCATATCAAGAGGGTAGTTATCCATTTGGTTTTTTCTCCAAGCTGACAACAGACATTGCGGCAGATAGCCTGCTTGATCGGCAGGAGGTGGAGCTTTTGAAACAGTTGAGGTATTCGCTTGATTTTGGTGATGTATTGGATGAGATTTCATTAAAGGATTCGAGTAGTAGGGTGGATTATTGGGTGGAGAGCGCATTTGATTATTGCCGCCAATACAATGAGATGATCACCCAACTCAAAGAAGGAGGAGTTTTGCCAGAGCCTTTCGATACGGTCAGGGTTGTATTCAGGGAATTCCACCCAGAAAATTACCTGGACAGTGTCCGTTTGGTAAGTTACGGGCATATTGATACTGATTCAATTGAACTGATCTATAGTGATCGGTTGGCCTATAGTCGGTTTTATCAAGGGTTGTTTTATCCATTTGAGCCAAAGTTTATTGATTTGGAGCATTTCATTGGAGCAAAGGGGGAGGGATACGATTCAGTGATCTATCCCAAAAGCAGAAGGCTTCCGGCCTTGGATTCCGGGGTTTGGATTTATGACCAGAAAGTAAACGATAAGTATGCCTATAAGTTGACGGTAAAGCCAGAGAGTATGCTTGCTAAAGCCCTTTATCGTGAATTAACAGATGAACGGCTGCTTTATACTTCGGACACGGCATATTTTGGAATTGGTAGGCAGCAATCGTTGCCCGTTGATAGTTTGGACAGCCAAGGTGTTGTTTTGAGCCAATTTCAAACTGCGGAGCTCCAAGCTTTTGTGAGGACACTATTAAGAACAAGGCAACAAGAGCAAAACAAGGGGTTTGTGCAGAAGACCACCGACTGGTTAAAATCAAGGGCATCTTCTTCAGACCCAAAAAACCTGTATGTTGGTAAAAAAGGCATATGGTTTCAGGAGTGATTATCCTGTATCTTTCTTAGCGGAAACCAATTCAAGACTTTTGACGATGATAACTATCCCTGAATGTTTTTACAGAATTAGCGTAAAGGCACTTATCCTAGACGAGGAAGGTCGTTTTTTATTGATAAGAGAAGATAATGGAATGTGGGATTTGCCCGGTGGAGGTTTGGATCATGGTGAATTGCCACACCAAGGATTAAATCGGGAAATGCAGGAGGAGATGGGGATTGTTCCGGAGGTTATAGCTGATGATCCAGCGTTCTTTTTCACTTTCACCAATCCCAAGGGATTGCCTGCTGCCAATGTCATCTACCGAGCCAAGATTTCTCAATTGGACTTTATCCCTTCTGCGGAGTGTGTAGCTCTTCGGTTTATTGGATTGGAGGAAGTCGAGAACCTAACAGTTTATCCAAATATCCCGATTTTAGTACGTTTACTACGTGAGGTGGAGAGCAGAAAGTAAAGGGTGTAACTCCTGCCTTGGTTATTTGCCATGGCAGGAGTGGGCTTATTTTGATAATTTAATCCTTAGTGCGGCATTGAGTCCTATAATCAGTTCGTCGTTTTCATCAAACCGCTCCCTGTAAAAAGAAAAGGCAGGATCTATGACATCATAATCATCGGCATACCAGATCCACGAGGCACTTGGTCCGGCCACAAACTGGACACGAGGGCTGAGGTTGGCTCCAATATTAAAACTTGCCCGGGTAATGTTGTTTTCGGCGTGGACCTGATATTGGTAATATGCCTCTGGATTTATGAAAAATACTGGACCAACAGAGATAATGCTTCCCAAACCAGCACCGACGGCAAATTCATCCTCAAAATCAGGGTTGAAGGATCCGTTAAAAGTGGTGTAGAAGGCCGGGATGCCAATTTTTACAGACAGGTTATAGGGGAACAATTCGTTATAACTAACCTCAATGGCCTGATAGCCTCCTTTTCTTACGATGGACAGAAAACCGATAGGTAGCCCACCTTTTTTGAGGGAATCGGCATAGTTTACGAATCCCAACTGCAAGGTACTGAGTTTTCCAGTAGTATTGACAAAACCAATTTGGGCTCCTGTCACTTCTTTTGGATTGAGGTTGACAAAGCCCAGCTGAGCACCGTTTAGTTTTCCGGTGGAGGTATTGATAAAACCTGCCTGAAGACCGGTAGACTCATGCACTTGCGTATTGATAAAACCTAGTTGGGTGCCGTTGACTGAATCAGTACTGGTATTGATAAAGCCTGCTTGCATGCCGTTTACAGGGCCATTGGTGGTGTTTACAAAGCCGACTTGTAGGCCATTTTGATACGCTCCGATGGTATTGACAAAACCAACCTGTGCGCCAGTGAAAGCTCCGCTATTGGTGTTGATAAAGCCAATTTGGGCACCTTTATGGCTTCCTATGGCATTGTTGACAAAACCGATCAATGGGTAATTAAAGCCCTCTGGAGCTTGGTTGTACATGACAGTATAAATGGGAATAGAGTCGTTTTGCCCATATGACCACTGGCTGATCAGTACCGATACAGCTACTAATAAGGTTCGAATAGTTTTCATGAATATTGATTATTATTGCTTTGTATCTAAGACACGCCAGGACGACATTACCCTGACAGGTTTTGAAAAAAAGTATCAAGAAGAAAAAAAGCAGCCTTCTTGGCGTAGAGGTTATTTTGATGGCTTGATGGCTTATTTTATTGCCACGAAGACACGAAGTCACCAAGAGGTGAGTTGGGAAGTGTCATGCAGTGGGTGCCCTTATTGCAAAAAAACCTTAGTGCCTTGGCACCTTTGTGGCTTAGTTTATTGCCACGAAGGCACGAAGTCACCAAGGGGGTGAGTTGGGAAGTGTCATGCAGTCGGTGCCCTTATTGCAAAAAAAACCTTAGTGCCTTGGAGCCTTTGTGGCCTACCCTTAATAGCAGACTAAAACAGTGAAGATACCACTAAGCTAACCCGGTGAATGACCCCTATTGTGCCCTATGTGTCTATGAGGTGAATCTAAAATCGTAAAAGCAGTGGTATTGCGTTAAAGACCCAATGTTCGTGGTTCAGCAGCACAGCTGTCGGGACAACTGGCGCCAAGTGATTGGCAGCTAGATAATGACGAATTGCAACCCGACACTCAAGCCCATATACCAAGCCTGAACGGCTGTGGCATTGGAATTGTCTTCGATGACCCAGCCGGGGATGTGGTTTTCTTCAGGATTTTGTCTCATCAAGAAATTCAGCGAAGGACCACAAAACAGTTTGATGTTTTTATGTGGAGAGAAAGCAGGTAGCAATTTCATGGATGCTAGGCTAAGGGTAGTTTCTGGAGGGCCAAATGAAGTTCTCGATACCAATTCCCCATCCAGGTCAAACCACTTCGTATTGACCAAATGGAGGCCAAGGCCGGCATCTATTGCCCAGTTATAGGTGCGATCTTCTGTGGCATGGGCAAGGCCGACAATTCCATAACTGTAAGTACCACCAGTCCGAACGGTAAACATAGAATATTTCAACTCATCATAACCTAGCGTAAAGCTTTTTTCGCCAGTTTTGATGATATTGATAAGACCAATGGGATAAGCGCTTGAGTCGGCTATGTTCAGGAGAGAGGTGAGTTGGAAGCCGGTGACGTTTTTGCCGATATTGATCAGTCCCGATATTTGGTTGTCGGTGTTTCCTTCACTGATGTTCATCAAACCGGCCATTTGGAGGCCTGTGGAGGAGGCTGCTTCATTGTAGAGTCCGGCCAATTGAAAGCCGGTAAAAGGCCCTGTGTGATTATAAAGGCCTGCTGCCTGAAAACCAGAGGCTTTTCCCAATGCCCTATTGGATAATCCGGCCAGCTGGACACCCGAAACATTTCCTCCCACAAGATTAAAAACACCTGCCACTTGTAGGTAGTTGGCGTCTTTACGGTTTATATTGAAAATTCCGCCCAATTCCACACCGTTGGTGCCAGCAGTATATCCACCGATAATATTAAAAGAAGCATGGTTGATGGTCTGGCTGTTCATCATCCCATGAGTGCTCAGCCGAGGAACCAAGGACACTTGGGCGGGCATTTCAGCGAAGAAATTACCGATATTCAAGCCTTGCATTTGCTGTCTAAAGCCGATCATCATCCGACCAAAAAAGGTGCTTTGGAGGTTTTGCTCGTCACCGTTTGGGTAGTAGTGCAGTTTGGCCTTTTTTCGGGAAGCTTCTATGTCAAAAGGAGGAAGAAGCATAAAGGTGGTGTCACGATAATCTTCCTTGCTGACCGTGAGAAGTACCGATTCGTTGGGATCCTTTAGCTTTAGCTCAAAATAGCCGTTCTTGTCGGTCATGGAAGACGTAAGCATCGTTTGCTCATAGACACTTGCATAGGCGATCAGTTCATTGCTATTAAGGTCCTTGATTCTGCCTTTTACTATCCAGTTATTGCCTATTTGCTCATCATCGCCCTCCTCCAAGTATAGTCGGTTGGGGGCATAGCGGATGACGATGTACCCAGGGGTTTCGATAAACTCATAGCGGTCACCGAGCATTTTTACCAATAGATTTCTGATGTTTCCATCATAACCGGCTACATTTACCATACTGTCTTCAGGCACAATATCGCTGTTGTAGGAAAAGAAAAAATCTTGGTTTTTGCCGGCCTCCTGTAATGCCTGGCCTATCGTCAGGTTTTGTTTGTTGTCTAAAGCAACTGGTTTATCCAAATTCCCTTGGGCCAATATGGTGAAACTACACCCCAAAAGTAACGTAAACAGCACGAAAATGCGTTTTATGAGCCTTATTAAAGCCATGTTTCTGAATGTCGGTTATTTGATGATAATTCGGTGAGGCTTTCGGATCACTGTCAAACCAAAAGTGGCTTTAAGTACTTCCAGGTTGTTTTCCAACGAATCGTTTTTGAAGGTAGTAGTTAGCGGTAAATTACGCAAGCGTTCGTTTAAAAGGATGATATTGGCACCGTAGGCTTCGTTCAATACCTCTATCACACGCCAAAGTGGAGTGTCATTGGCTTCGAAATAATCACCGACATAATAGCTGTACAGTTCATCTTCAGCCGTGGAGCTGGTCAAGAGGCCCTTGACTTGGTTGATCAGAAGCTTATCGCCGGGTTTGAGAACCCGTTCCTTGTCTTCATAGTTTACCCTTACAGCACCTGACTGAAGGATCACTTCTACTTGTTCACCATGTTTTTTTACGTTAAACTTCGTCCCAAGTACAGTGATTTTCACTTCTCCCGCCTGTACTTGGAAGGGGCGGTTTTCATTTTTTTCCACCTGGAAAAAAGCCTCTCCGTTAACTAGCTTGGCCTTTCTTTCTTTGTTGAAGATCGATTGGTTAAAAGCCAATTGGCTGGACTTGTTCAGCGTAATGACGCTGCCATCAAAGAGGGTGTCAGAAACGGTTTTTTGTTCGGAAGCCAAATGGATATTGGAAAGCAGGGCATTATCAGGTTCCAAAAAGCGCACATACACGAAGGCAGTTGCTATCAAAAAAACAACCGCAGCAGCAGCCACTTGGTACCAAGGGTAGAGGCTGACGTGTTTTGTTGTTTGGGGTGAGCGATGATCTCTTCTTTTAAGGAAATCCTGCCAGGCTTGCTCCGTACTTATTACTTTGGAAGGACGTACGAACTGGCTTTTTTCCCAGACGTATTGGACCCTTTCATATTTTTTTTTGTGATTGGGGTGTGCCGCTATCCATTGTTTGATTTCCTGATTCTCCGCTTGATCAGTCTCCTCAAGGATGTATTTTATCAATTTGCTTTCGTCCATAAGATCAACTATTGGTAAACAGGATAATTAGTAAGGGAAGGAAATCCGCCAATTCTACCCTAAGGTGTTTTAGCGCTTTGCCCATGTGCGTTTCTACTGTTTTTACGGATATGCCCAGTCGATCAGCGATTTCCTGATATTTTAGGGTTTCATACCTGCTCAATAAAAACACCTTTCGACACTTTTCAGGCAAGCCTTGCAGTGCTTTTTTCAGGGCATCCATAAGCTCGTGGTCCTGGCCTTCATCCATTTGGAGACCATTGTCGTTTATTTGGTGTAGGGTGATATCTTGGTGCTTTTGTTTCACTTTCTGGTGCCTGATATGGTTCATGCTATCCCGGTAAACCATCTGGTACAGATAGGCTTTTAATGAGGAAGTTATGGCGATGCTTTCGCGCTTTTCCCAGATTTTCAAAAAGACGGTCTGTACGATTTCCTCTGCTTCGTCCTCGTCTTTGACCAGCATACAGGCATAGGCATACAGGGCTTGAAAGTGACTGTTGAAAGACGTTTCAAACAAGACTTCGTCTATTGGTACACTGATCGCATTTTCGGAAGAATACGCCACCTGGTAGGGATTAAATGTTCAGTTAAATTTACTTGTTTTTATTCCTTATATAAATAAGACACCCAAATAATAGTGTACCCTGAGTGGGGAATGAAAAAAATATAAGTCCCCGGTTATCTTGGAAGTGATCAGTCGTGATTTTCCCACCAGTTGTTAGGTGTACCCAAGTCGTCCAGCGTCCATATAGCACCTAGGGATGGTGTGAAAATAGCCTGACCGTGTTCTTTGGCGGCTTGGACAAAACGTTGGATAGGATCTTTCCAGTGGTGCGGAGCCAGGGCAAAACCTCCCCAGTGAATGGGTACAAGCACCTTGGCCTTGGCGTCGAGGCCTGCTTGGATGCTTTGTTCCGGAAATAGGTGGATCTGTGGCCAGTGTTTATAATATTGGCCACACTCTACAAACATCAGGTCAAATGGCCCGTATTTATCACCAATTTCTTTAAAATGATCGTCATAACCACCATCACCGCTGTGGTAAATGGTGTGGTCGGCTGTCTGGAATACAAACCCTCCCCATAGCGACTGCGCCCGGTCAAAGGCTCCCCTGCCAGCAAAATGCCTGCTTGGGGTATAGGTCATTTGGATGCCATTAAAATCAACTTGGTCCCACCAGTCCAGCTCCGTAATGTGCGATTCGTTCAGTCCCCATTTGGACAAGTGACGCGCCACTCCAAGGGCCACAAACCATTGGTCGACTAGGGGAATGAGCTTTTTGATGCTGTTGAGGTCCAAGTGATCATAATGGTCGTGAGTAATCAGGATGGCATCGATCTGTGGGAGTGTATCGATGATGTCCATGGTGCTGTCACTGAAACGCTTGGTTTTGATCGGTGCTATGGGGGAGGCATCATCGCCAAACATGGGGTCTATCAAGATGTTTTTGCCTGCTAGCTGAAGCAGCAATACCGAATGACCGTACCATACGAATTTGGGTTTTCGGTCGTCATTATGAAATTGATCCGGTGCAAATGGCTTGATGGGCAATGCTTTTTTAGGCATTCTGATTTGTCTAATGGAAAAATTGTCCTTGAGCATTTCTGGGAGATTTCCAAGGCTAAACCCCATAAGGGTGGGCGAAAGGTTATGGAATTTATTGTTCTTCCATGTCAGCGACGCCTTGAATTTTTCTACGTCTTTTTTACGTAATGATGCCCCAAATTGTGCTTTTAATGACATATATATGTTTATTTTAGGAAAAGTAATGAAATTGGTATAAGTTCACGAAAAGCAAACTAGAACCACAAATAGTAGTTTCTTTTTTGATTAACCACTAAAAGCTAAATGTAGTTTACATATACGCCAACAGTTTTTATTATGTTGTATAAAGCGCTGATAAAAAAAGGATATCGTCCTTTGACCGACAATATACGGGAATTACTGTCTATGATGGGTTTTGATGTCATTGCGCCTAGTTCAGAAAAGAATTCAGCGTCTGATACACAGGAAAAGCCAGACTTGGTGGTGGATATGGTAGATGAAGAACTTCCTTATGAGGAATTTATGGAAATCTATGGTGGTTATCATTCTACAGGTATACCGACGATCTTGATTACCGATACCGAGTTTAACAGTAACTTGGTCAATAACCTACCTGATGGCAGTGACATTTCGATTTTATCACGGCCCTTTACTTACGAAAAGCTCAAAAAAGCAGCGATCCCCAAAGTGAAAAAGAACGATCCCAAATAAATACCAGTGGGGCCAAACGCCATGAACACAGCAATGGTTTTGTCATGCGGAAGGAGTAAGTTGCTGCAGTTTTTTTGACTGTTTTACTAATCCAAATTTATTGTGGGAAATACTGGGCTCGAACCAGTGACCCCTACCTTGTCGAGGTAGTGCTCTAAACCAACTGAGCTAATTTCCCAAGAAAATAAAAACCCCGGCTTCCCGGGGTTTGTGGGCCCACCTGGGCTCGAACCAGGGACCCTACATCGCGAGTAAAGGTAATAATATTATTTTTTAAAGCCAAATATGCTTATGTGTCTAATCATCAGTGGTTTGTAAAATTTGGTTTGTTGTCTTTTTGCCTGTTTTTATATTTTAGGGCTATTCTTTTTACCAATTTATTATTTTCTATATGTCAGATAATAAGAGTGTTAAGGTAGAAAAGTGAGTTGTTTTGTCTTTGGATCTTTATATAAGAAGAACAAAGTCCAATTGGCTATTCCCTTTGAAGATTATTATCTACTCTGTACATACTAAGAAAAACATGTATTATGGGACAGGCCATGATATGGGAGTGGTATCTAATAGCCTGTCCCAAATACCTGGCAAAAACTGCCTTCAGGTATTATTCGTTAATGAGATTTTGTTAGTGATAGGGTGAAATGCAGACGAACGTATTCTCCGAGAGGTTGTGATTGCGGAGGTCTTTACACATAGATATTAACAACGATAAATGAGGAGTCTACTGCCTTCGGAATGGTTATGAATTTAGACGGAAAGCATAAATCATATTGTGTGGTGGGTGTTGTTTATTAGAGGTAAATATATCAATACCTTGTGATGAAGAATACATTCAAAAATAGGAAAACCTTATGAAAGTAAATTCATCATCCCTTATCAAAGAGTTAAAAACCAATCTGTTAAAAATGAAAGATTCTCTTTCAAAGAAACAAAAGTGAACATTCCCTACCAACTATTAAATGTTATAAATTCCTATACACCCCATTTTAATAGATTTTTATTTTGCTATCTAATAAGAACATCCGTCAGGTTAAGTAGATATTACTTCCATAACAATGCATTACGTTTTGGCAAAAGCAAGATGTAGTTTTGTATACAAAACCCTCTTTTCAGCCTCTCAAGTCGGTGGGAAAGGTGCTCGGGACTCGCAGCCTTTGGATGGGGGTGATGGTTGATAGTACCTCAGTCAGGATGGTCGGAATATTGGGGAAACATGATTACTGTTCCAAGGTTATTTTTTCCAGGGGACTTCAAAATTGCCGATAGGTGCTGCCTCAATCCATTTTCCCTCAATAGATAATAACGCGTTTTTGGAAATAGGACGGTGAGGGGGTAGGTCTAAATATTATATGGTATAAATAATGAAATGCTATTGATTTTATCTTCATAAATGAGCAATTCAAATAATAAATTTACTTTTATTTGAATTTGGCTTACTATAAAATTATATTTTCATTATGTTTAAGTAACGCTATTAGAACAACACCTTGAACCAAGGAGCCCCTTAGGTTCCCAAGCCTTATTCCCAAAGTGGCCTGCTTAGTATTTTAAGCACATCATTGCTTTTAGCCCCAACCCTTTATTGTACAAGCTATGCATGAATATTCTAATGAAGAAATGCAGGAATTTTGGGATCGCTTTGTGAAAAATGGAAAGCAATCCGATTTTAAAACCATATACGACCATTATTGGATGAGGATGTATAAGGTGTCTTTGAGTATTTTAAAAGATAAAAGCCTCGCAGAAGATGTGGTGCAGGATATTTTTACCATGCTCTGGAACAAAAGAGATGGTGATGCGCAATCCATTTATCAAATAGGGCATTATCTAATGCGGTCTACCAAGCTTAAGGTATTCCAGTACCTTAGAAATAGTAAGACGCGAAATGAACACCTGAAAAGAATGGATAAGCTTCTTTTGGTGAATACTGTAGAAGAAACAGTCGCCTTTAATGAGACGAGTCTCATCCTAGAACAGTGCATTGGGCGATTGCCAGCCAAATGCCGTAGGGTATTTACGTTAAGCAGAATTGAAAATAAATCAAATCAGGAAATTGCAGAGATTATGGAGATTTCGAATAAGACCGTTGAAGGACATATAACAACGGCTCTTAAGGCCCTGCGAAATGAGTTTACGGCTTATGTAAAGACGAGTTGAATTATTTACAGTAACGTATAGAATGGGGCATTAGAAAATTTTTTTAGATTTTTTTCAAGGGGTAGAGCTAGCGAATGGAACCTACTTATAAATAGCTGAAGTGAAAGAAGAAGATTTCAATAAATTATTGGAAAGGTACGTAGAAGGGAGCCTTTCTCCAGAAGAGTCCAAGCTTTTAGACGAATTCTTTGATTCCTATTTAGAGCAGGAAGATGAGGGGATGGGATCAGGTACAGCGCTAGAGAGGACCAAGGAGACGATGTTTCAGAAAATCACATCAAAAGGTAATAAGGAGGAAGTAGTTCGTAAGGAGCGAATACCTACTTACATGTTATTGGGTCTATTGGCCATTATCCTTTTGTTGTGGACTGGAAGCACGCAGCTATGGAACCAAGATACAAAATGGATAGTAGAGACAGCTCCATTCGGAGAGAATAGGTCGATTGTATTGGACGATGGCACAGAGGTGTTCTTAAATGCAGGAAGTACACTTACATATCCAGAACGGTTTCAATCCAATAAGAGGGAGGTAAGGTTGGAAGGCGAGGGGTTTTTTAAAGTGACTCCTGATAAATTAAGGCCATTTGAGGTGATTTCCGGACAATTAAAGACTACTGTACTGGGCACAAGCTTTAATATAAAGGCTTTTCAAGAATTCCCAATAACCGTATCGGTACTTACCGGAAAAGTGAAGTTGAGCGAAAACGGTCAATCTGTTGATGTAGAAAGTGGGTGGCAATCGGTATTCAAAGGCGTGGACCAAAAGTTTAGCCTGTCCCAAACTGATGTGGAGAAGTCCATTCTATGGAGAGAAGGAGTGATCTCTTTTCAGGATACAGAATTAATAGAAGCATTAGAGGTCATAAAACGCTATTATAACGTACATTTCCAGGTAAACTCTCCTTTGCCAACAGACAAATACATCACTGCTGAATTCGATCAAGAACCTCTACCAAATGTGCTACAGACCTTTAAATATGTAATGGATATTGACTATAGCTATATCAATGATTCCACCATTTTGATAAAATAACTAGCCTATGAAACATAAAAAATGAGGTAGTCAAACTTTGCCAAGTCTTCGGACTACCTCATCACTTATTTAAGTTTAATTAAACTCGAACAAAACTATGCAAATTTATTTACCTAACCAATTAAAAATTGGATTGGCCGGGGGGATTGCGTCCTGTTTACTTGTCCTGCTTATTATTCCCCTTCAGGCAACTACTTACTTGGATAAGTGGGGATATCCCCGCCAAACCGTATCCATAGATGTAAGTGAGAAGTCCTTATTGGAGATTTTTGATACTATTGAATCAAAATCCGATTACGTTTTTGCCTTCGACAATAAAAACCATGATTTCAGAGCGGTTCGCTTAACATTGAAATTTGATCAAGCG
Coding sequences within it:
- a CDS encoding carboxypeptidase-like regulatory domain-containing protein; the protein is MLFTLLLGCSFTILAQGNLDKPVALDNKQNLTIGQALQEAGKNQDFFFSYNSDIVPEDSMVNVAGYDGNIRNLLVKMLGDRYEFIETPGYIVIRYAPNRLYLEEGDDEQIGNNWIVKGRIKDLNSNELIAYASVYEQTMLTSSMTDKNGYFELKLKDPNESVLLTVSKEDYRDTTFMLLPPFDIEASRKKAKLHYYPNGDEQNLQSTFFGRMMIGFRQQMQGLNIGNFFAEMPAQVSLVPRLSTHGMMNSQTINHASFNIIGGYTAGTNGVELGGIFNINRKDANYLQVAGVFNLVGGNVSGVQLAGLSNRALGKASGFQAAGLYNHTGPFTGFQLAGLYNEAASSTGLQMAGLMNISEGNTDNQISGLINIGKNVTGFQLTSLLNIADSSAYPIGLINIIKTGEKSFTLGYDELKYSMFTVRTGGTYSYGIVGLAHATEDRTYNWAIDAGLGLHLVNTKWFDLDGELVSRTSFGPPETTLSLASMKLLPAFSPHKNIKLFCGPSLNFLMRQNPEENHIPGWVIEDNSNATAVQAWYMGLSVGLQFVII
- a CDS encoding NUDIX hydrolase, which encodes MITIPECFYRISVKALILDEEGRFLLIREDNGMWDLPGGGLDHGELPHQGLNREMQEEMGIVPEVIADDPAFFFTFTNPKGLPAANVIYRAKISQLDFIPSAECVALRFIGLEEVENLTVYPNIPILVRLLREVESRK
- a CDS encoding FecR family protein, producing the protein MDESKLIKYILEETDQAENQEIKQWIAAHPNHKKKYERVQYVWEKSQFVRPSKVISTEQAWQDFLKRRDHRSPQTTKHVSLYPWYQVAAAAVVFLIATAFVYVRFLEPDNALLSNIHLASEQKTVSDTLFDGSVITLNKSSQLAFNQSIFNKERKAKLVNGEAFFQVEKNENRPFQVQAGEVKITVLGTKFNVKKHGEQVEVILQSGAVRVNYEDKERVLKPGDKLLINQVKGLLTSSTAEDELYSYYVGDYFEANDTPLWRVIEVLNEAYGANIILLNERLRNLPLTTTFKNDSLENNLEVLKATFGLTVIRKPHRIIIK
- a CDS encoding RNA polymerase sigma-70 factor, translated to MAYSSENAISVPIDEVLFETSFNSHFQALYAYACMLVKDEDEAEEIVQTVFLKIWEKRESIAITSSLKAYLYQMVYRDSMNHIRHQKVKQKHQDITLHQINDNGLQMDEGQDHELMDALKKALQGLPEKCRKVFLLSRYETLKYQEIADRLGISVKTVETHMGKALKHLRVELADFLPLLIILFTNS
- a CDS encoding DUF4230 domain-containing protein, whose protein sequence is MISLLVKYWRLIIDILLVFALVILLFWWNPMGIFGGGLRLEDTSNLVTEVNEIQELVTAEYYGEVISSIEEARLNPLEEEEIKNQVALLYGDLLVALQNLRDFQDIPVDQRVDEYREGEKTSSWRRKVKHDVDSRNILDKLEYLESLEELTIDPYYSSLVGFLWRHLDGKNLDDLPSDRDIGATLLVLYRNPALHSVLEKNWGKFMEDFYYQFQESLSRRESRKKLTMIGRGWVKAGFDFSELGPESIVYYKESGIVHLIGIAPKILNADINPWFVPEKGIPGFQILDDRGPVDFHDAKRVKQYCIEKLTVQAYQARILENAHQQGQETLKAFFSLVTGNKIEQVIFHSSPFTSFAREVGRDELITYAEAFMLDSLLELEVRKIDSLSSTVHNRSVNGGFADENRKVVKQLLKDLGRYPYQEGSYPFGFFSKLTTDIAADSLLDRQEVELLKQLRYSLDFGDVLDEISLKDSSSRVDYWVESAFDYCRQYNEMITQLKEGGVLPEPFDTVRVVFREFHPENYLDSVRLVSYGHIDTDSIELIYSDRLAYSRFYQGLFYPFEPKFIDLEHFIGAKGEGYDSVIYPKSRRLPALDSGVWIYDQKVNDKYAYKLTVKPESMLAKALYRELTDERLLYTSDTAYFGIGRQQSLPVDSLDSQGVVLSQFQTAELQAFVRTLLRTRQQEQNKGFVQKTTDWLKSRASSSDPKNLYVGKKGIWFQE
- a CDS encoding LA_2272 family surface repeat-containing protein; translation: MKTIRTLLVAVSVLISQWSYGQNDSIPIYTVMYNQAPEGFNYPLIGFVNNAIGSHKGAQIGFINTNSGAFTGAQVGFVNTIGAYQNGLQVGFVNTTNGPVNGMQAGFINTSTDSVNGTQLGFINTQVHESTGLQAGFINTSTGKLNGAQLGFVNLNPKEVTGAQIGFVNTTGKLSTLQLGFVNYADSLKKGGLPIGFLSIVRKGGYQAIEVSYNELFPYNLSVKIGIPAFYTTFNGSFNPDFEDEFAVGAGLGSIISVGPVFFINPEAYYQYQVHAENNITRASFNIGANLSPRVQFVAGPSASWIWYADDYDVIDPAFSFYRERFDENDELIIGLNAALRIKLSK
- a CDS encoding RNA polymerase sigma-70 factor, giving the protein MHEYSNEEMQEFWDRFVKNGKQSDFKTIYDHYWMRMYKVSLSILKDKSLAEDVVQDIFTMLWNKRDGDAQSIYQIGHYLMRSTKLKVFQYLRNSKTRNEHLKRMDKLLLVNTVEETVAFNETSLILEQCIGRLPAKCRRVFTLSRIENKSNQEIAEIMEISNKTVEGHITTALKALRNEFTAYVKTS
- a CDS encoding FecR family protein — translated: MKEEDFNKLLERYVEGSLSPEESKLLDEFFDSYLEQEDEGMGSGTALERTKETMFQKITSKGNKEEVVRKERIPTYMLLGLLAIILLLWTGSTQLWNQDTKWIVETAPFGENRSIVLDDGTEVFLNAGSTLTYPERFQSNKREVRLEGEGFFKVTPDKLRPFEVISGQLKTTVLGTSFNIKAFQEFPITVSVLTGKVKLSENGQSVDVESGWQSVFKGVDQKFSLSQTDVEKSILWREGVISFQDTELIEALEVIKRYYNVHFQVNSPLPTDKYITAEFDQEPLPNVLQTFKYVMDIDYSYINDSTILIK
- a CDS encoding MBL fold metallo-hydrolase; its protein translation is MSLKAQFGASLRKKDVEKFKASLTWKNNKFHNLSPTLMGFSLGNLPEMLKDNFSIRQIRMPKKALPIKPFAPDQFHNDDRKPKFVWYGHSVLLLQLAGKNILIDPMFGDDASPIAPIKTKRFSDSTMDIIDTLPQIDAILITHDHYDHLDLNSIKKLIPLVDQWFVALGVARHLSKWGLNESHITELDWWDQVDFNGIQMTYTPSRHFAGRGAFDRAQSLWGGFVFQTADHTIYHSGDGGYDDHFKEIGDKYGPFDLMFVECGQYYKHWPQIHLFPEQSIQAGLDAKAKVLVPIHWGGFALAPHHWKDPIQRFVQAAKEHGQAIFTPSLGAIWTLDDLGTPNNWWENHD